The proteins below are encoded in one region of Belonocnema kinseyi isolate 2016_QV_RU_SX_M_011 chromosome 1, B_treatae_v1, whole genome shotgun sequence:
- the LOC117174763 gene encoding transcription factor E2F4-like isoform X1, whose protein sequence is MADNQHSRFEKSLGLLTTRFVTLLQKAKDGVLDLKVAADILEVRQKRRIYDITNVLEGIGLIEKKSKNSIQWKGAGPGCNSQEVGEKLTELKDELRLLEEHEKLLDKHTQWIKQSIKNIENDTTNKRYAYLTYEDMKDKFTDEFILAIKAPTDTKLCVPNIAQLENDEEVDLNYEVSLKSPSGEIMVYVIEQELAENYENKILELRLKEKVKGIKRVKVEDEKREEVRPNKRKAGRPPKIPKVEIISEDEEEESESDAKIILRDINISADFKRRNFEIDDFYSEICGPLVRLSPPPGERDYRFNLGESEGLCDLFDIAAN, encoded by the exons ATGGCAGATAATCAGCACAGTAGGTTCGAAAAATCCCTGGGATTATTGACGACTCGATTCGTGACCCTTCTACAAAAAGCCAAGGATGGCGTTCTGGATTTAAAAGTG gctGCGGATATTCTCGAGGTTCGACAAAAAAGGCGCATTTATGATATCACGAATGTACTTGAGGGTATTGGATTAATTGAGAAGAAAAGCAAAAACAGTATTCAATGGAA AGGTGCGGGTCCAGGATGCAACTCGCAGGAAGTTGGGGAGAAACTGACAGAATTGAAGGACGAGCTTCGATTATTGGAGGAGCACGAAAAATTATTAGATAAGCACACACAGTGGATAAAGCAGAGTATAAAAAATATCGAGAACGACACAACGAACAAAAGATACGCCTATCTCACCTACGAGGACATGAAAGATAAATTCACTGACGAATTTATACTCGCGATTAAAGCCCCGACAGACACCAAACTCTGCGTGCCAAATATCGCACAG TTAGAGAACGATGAAGAGGTGGACCTAAATTACGAGGTGTCGTTGAAAAGTCCTTCTGGCGAAATTATGGTTTATGTAATCGAGCAGGAATTGGCCGAGAATTACGAAAATAAGATTCTCGAATTGAGGCTCAAAGAAAAAGTGAAGGGAATAAAAAGGGTCAAGGTAGAAGATGAAAAGAGGGAGGAAGTCAGACCCAACAAAAGAAAAGCTGGAAG GCCACCAAAGATTCCAAAAGTGGAAATTATCTCCGAGGACGAGGAAGAAGAGTCAGAATCGGACGCCAAAATCATCTTACGAGATATTAACATATCAGCTGATTTTAAACGAAGAAACTTTGAGATTGACGACTTTTACTCGGAGA TTTGCGGGCCATTGGTCAGGCTGAGTCCGCCTCCAGGAGAACGGGATTATCGGTTCAACTTGGGAGAAAGTGAAGGACTGTGTGATCTCTTTGACATTGCTGCCAATTGA
- the LOC117174763 gene encoding transcription factor E2F4-like isoform X2: MADNQHSRFEKSLGLLTTRFVTLLQKAKDGVLDLKAADILEVRQKRRIYDITNVLEGIGLIEKKSKNSIQWKGAGPGCNSQEVGEKLTELKDELRLLEEHEKLLDKHTQWIKQSIKNIENDTTNKRYAYLTYEDMKDKFTDEFILAIKAPTDTKLCVPNIAQLENDEEVDLNYEVSLKSPSGEIMVYVIEQELAENYENKILELRLKEKVKGIKRVKVEDEKREEVRPNKRKAGRPPKIPKVEIISEDEEEESESDAKIILRDINISADFKRRNFEIDDFYSEICGPLVRLSPPPGERDYRFNLGESEGLCDLFDIAAN, translated from the exons ATGGCAGATAATCAGCACAGTAGGTTCGAAAAATCCCTGGGATTATTGACGACTCGATTCGTGACCCTTCTACAAAAAGCCAAGGATGGCGTTCTGGATTTAAAA gctGCGGATATTCTCGAGGTTCGACAAAAAAGGCGCATTTATGATATCACGAATGTACTTGAGGGTATTGGATTAATTGAGAAGAAAAGCAAAAACAGTATTCAATGGAA AGGTGCGGGTCCAGGATGCAACTCGCAGGAAGTTGGGGAGAAACTGACAGAATTGAAGGACGAGCTTCGATTATTGGAGGAGCACGAAAAATTATTAGATAAGCACACACAGTGGATAAAGCAGAGTATAAAAAATATCGAGAACGACACAACGAACAAAAGATACGCCTATCTCACCTACGAGGACATGAAAGATAAATTCACTGACGAATTTATACTCGCGATTAAAGCCCCGACAGACACCAAACTCTGCGTGCCAAATATCGCACAG TTAGAGAACGATGAAGAGGTGGACCTAAATTACGAGGTGTCGTTGAAAAGTCCTTCTGGCGAAATTATGGTTTATGTAATCGAGCAGGAATTGGCCGAGAATTACGAAAATAAGATTCTCGAATTGAGGCTCAAAGAAAAAGTGAAGGGAATAAAAAGGGTCAAGGTAGAAGATGAAAAGAGGGAGGAAGTCAGACCCAACAAAAGAAAAGCTGGAAG GCCACCAAAGATTCCAAAAGTGGAAATTATCTCCGAGGACGAGGAAGAAGAGTCAGAATCGGACGCCAAAATCATCTTACGAGATATTAACATATCAGCTGATTTTAAACGAAGAAACTTTGAGATTGACGACTTTTACTCGGAGA TTTGCGGGCCATTGGTCAGGCTGAGTCCGCCTCCAGGAGAACGGGATTATCGGTTCAACTTGGGAGAAAGTGAAGGACTGTGTGATCTCTTTGACATTGCTGCCAATTGA